In the Bacteroidetes Order II. bacterium genome, GGACTTTTTGGGCATCAGAGGGTGTGTTCGGGAGGCTTTGTTTTCCGGTAAAGTCTAAAAAATGAGCAAAGGTATGTGTCAGTACTTTGGGTTGCTTCAGAAAAAAGGTGGCAAGGGAAGAACCGTGATGAGGCGTGGCAATGGTGGTGATTTGGGTAACGTGTGCCGCCATATCTAAGTTGCTCACCAAGTACCGGGCGTCTAATCCACCCAAGGAATGGGCCATCAAGTGGACCTTGTCTGCGCCCGTTTCCTCCAGTATGCGTAAGAGATGGGCACGCCAAGCCAAAGCCCTTTCTTCGGTATGGTTGTATGGCGCAACATTCGGTGCAAAAGCCTTGCAACCGTGCAAGCGCAAGAAAAGAGCGATGGGGTCCATCATGCCTTTTCGCCCAATTGCTCCCATCAAGCCCATCCCGTGCATCAGCATAATAGGCGTTTGGAAAGGGTATAGTGGGGGTTGAGGGAAAGGTACAAGTTTAGACAGCATCGGCATAGATTCAAAACAGTTGAAACAGCCATAGGGTGCATCCTGCCACAATAGGAATCCGGATATTGTCGTCTAATGGCAAAGGCAAAGCTTCTGCCAAGGCTGCAAACAGTATGGCGGTTATCAATGCAAAAAAACCGATTGAAGGCACAAAGGGAAAAACCATGCACGAAAACAGAACAAAGGCAATGCTACCCTCAATACTTTTTCCGGTATTCCATAAAGGGGTTTTGCCATAAAGACGTCCTATAATGGCTGCAAAGGCGTCGCCCAGAATCAAAATACTAAAAGATGCAAGGGCGATATCTTGTGGGAACAACGAAAAGGTAAGAACAGCGCCCAGCAAGACCCACGTAGCCCCGTTTATGATGAGTTTTTTGGGGATCAGCTCAAAGTCCCGCATCATAAAGGCAAAATATTGGTTGATGAACGACCGGAAGGGTTCCGAATGCGCCCGCAGTAAATCTCCTAAAAAAAACAATAGGCAGAGTGGAATTAAAATTTTGAGCGCAAGCCCAGCGCCCCAAATCCATACAAAAGCAGAAATGCCCAAAGAACTTAGGTGTACGGCTTTGCGGCTAAGCTCTGCCCAGAAGGGAATGTGGTTGGGGGTTGTAGTCACCGATTTTTATAGACTGAAGCAAAAAAATAGTTCAGTCTAACTGTACTTCCGTGGCTTTTGGGTGTTCTGTTTTAGAAAAAAGTTTGATATTCCTTTAAAGAAGCCTCCGAAGAATCCTTAATGGTTGATGGTCATTTGTCGGGTGGTGGCGCCCACTGGCGTTTCCAATCGGACGAGATAGCGGCCATTTGGTAGCCAATCTCCATTAAAACGAATATCGTGGTTCCCTGCATCATGAAAAGAATCTGTAAGTTTGGCGATCATCCGTCCGTTTAGGTCATATACACGCAAACTTGCCTTCATCGGCTGTGGAAGCGTAAAGCGAATGGTTGTCAGATCCTTAAAGGGATTCGGGAAATTTTGTTCCAGAACAATGCCGTGTGGTAATGGTTCTTCTTGGTAGCTGGGCGTGGCGACGATAGGCGGTAAATAGCCTCCTACAGAAAACGATGGCAAGCCTAAAATTTGTTGAACCTCGTTCTGAGACATGCCAAACCAATTGAGGAGTACGGTACCATAAACCGCCCGGAAGTCGGTACTGTATTTGATATTCCCACCCGCATCAAGGTTCACAAGGTCTGGACCTGTTCCAAAAAAACCACCATTAACACCTTTTCCGAAAAGGAACATGGGCGCTGCGGTGCCGTGGTCGGTGCCAGAGGAGCCATTTTCTTTTACACGCCGTCCAAACTCCGAGAAAGTCATGGATAGTACGCGGTCACCATATCCGGCAGCATTAAGTTCATCCGTAAAGGCTTTAACGGCATCCCCCAACTGAAGTAGTAAGTTTGCTTGGGTCGTTGCCTGAGAGGCGTGTGTATCGAACCCGCTCAGAGACACGTGGTAAATACGAGCCCCTAATTCGCCCCGAATAAGCCGAGAGACGATGGCTAAACTCCCTGCAAAAGTGGTAGAAGGATAGGTGACGGTTGCTTTAGTCTTATCATAAGAGGTTTTGAGTGCCGTTCCGTACACCACAGAGTCATTTGCGACAGACCGTACATACGATAGTTCTGTTCCATAATGGGAAGTAGGCACATCGTCGGGATCATAAACTGCGCCTCCCGAAACAATCCGGTAGAATTCTGATGGATCGGAGACGGACAAGCCCATAGCGGTATCGGGTCCTCGGAACAACATGGAGGCCACCGATCCAATTTGGACCGCTAGGGGGTAGGGCGTTGGATTGTTTTTGTATTCCGGATATTCGGTGTCTAAACTGCGGCCAATCCAGCCATCCTCCCAATAGTCGCCCGAACCACTGCCTGATACCCAAATATCTGTTGCCCGAAAATGGGACAAATTGGGAGTTGGATAACCTACTGAGTGTAATATGGCCATTTCATCGTTCCCCCAAGCATGTTGAAGGCTGCTTAATGATTTGTGTATATAATACTCATCAGATAGCTTAATAGCATCTGCGGCCTTGATCCCAATATTAGGACGATTGCTGTAGTAACGGTCATTCGTAACCGGAATAATGGTGTTTAGCCCATCGTTCCCGCCGTTCAGTTGGATAATGACCAGAATTTTATCGGTATTGAGCAGGGACAACCGTTCCAATAATCGGCTGCCACCATAGGCCCGAACGGGTAGTCCACTCATCATGAGACTGGCACCAAGGGAAGCTGCCCCTACCCGATACAGAAAATCGCGGCGGGTCCAGCGGGCATGGTCTTGGGCGTGGGCGTCGCCGTGTGAGAGCGAATCACCGAAACGGCCCAAGTCATCATGGGACGTGTTTTGGTCTTTGGAAGAAGATTGACACATGTTCTTGGAGGTTGAACAGGATAAAAGGATACAAAAGAGGGGATATGGTCAGCACAACTGGAATTCTGGTAGTCTAACCAAGTAACGGAGGAAATTTTTGAGTTTGCTTTCGGCTGTTGAGGCATTGATAGACCACTCATAGTCTGGCATACCATCTAATAATTTCTTCCCCAAAGCCGTTTTCTCTGTTTCGGGGAAAGGAACCGAAACAATCCGATTCGCGAGTTCAAAGGCCAACTCATAGGCATTCCCTACATTTGGCAGGCCCAGCGCAAAGTTTTTTACAGGTAGGGCTGGAATCGTCTTGGTACCCAATGCAAGAATGTTTAATAAATCCCACCGCCTTGTCAGTGCATTGGTCGAGATCCACGAACGATACTCGGGCCATCCAGCAACATTGGGAGGAGACATCAGCATTTGATCCGCTCGGTTCAAATAGGTACGGACGATGGAGGTGTAATTTGCTTCTGTAAAAGCGGGTAAACCCACTTCGTTAAAAAGGCCAACCGTTAGTTCTACCGGACTTTTGTATTTGGCGCCAATAAAGACGCTTTCAAAAAAGTGTGTACTCGCAAATAAGGTCCGGAGTATGGGTGTGATTTCAAAATTATGGGCGATCAGTTGGTCGGCCAATTGTGTAACGATGGTTTCATTGGGGATAAAATACACAAAAAACTGATACAACTTCCAGCAAACAAATCGTGCGGTTTCTGTTTTTCGTTCAGAAAAGATAAGGTTGATGACATCGTCGTATCCCCAGGCACCTGTTTTTCCAAAAATCGTTTTATTGCCCGTCTCAAAGCGCGTACTGTTAAAAAACGAACTCAGGGTTTGTGTATTAACTTGCCATCCAGTGAGGGCTTTGGCCGTTTGAACAATGTCTTCTTGGGTATAATTCCCAATCCCCATCGTAAAAAGTTCCAATAATTCACGGGCATAGTTTTCATTGGGTGCTCCCTTTCGGTTGTCCCTGCCATTTAAGTAATAGAGCATCGCCGGAAGCTTGCCCACCTCCCGCACCAATTGGCTGAAATTTCCAAGGGCATATCGCCGCAACAGGTCAATATATTGATACCCAAAAGGGCCATTATTATTGTAGCTGCCATAGGCCGTCACAAAATGGTTACTCCAGAAAAGGGTCAGTTTCTCGCGCAGTGCTCCGCCCCGCATTTCCTTATACCATGTATTTTGATATTCATACAACCAGTTGCGGGCGTTGGTATTGTATAAATCCTTCTCCGCTTGGGTTGCTGTCGAGGCGGGGTATCCTGTTGTAGCCCACGACGGAGTGGTTGGAAGGGGCAGGTTCAACGCATTGTTGATGATCTGGTTTATTGCCTCGAGTGGGGTACGGTTCAAAAAAGAACTTACTTCGTTGTATGGCGCACCAAAGCCCGTTCTTCGCAGTAAGTGCATCACCCGCTCACGGTTCCAAGGCATTGTTGAAGTCGGAACATAGGGTTCTAAACCGCCCGCCACAACTGGTGCGGTAGGCATCGGCGCACCCTGTTTGGGTGTCGAGGAAATCGGATGGTTGTCAAAATTGTTCATAACACTTTGAAGGGCGGGTTGCTGAAGCGATTGTCTGGATCAAGATAAATACAAAATCGCTCTTTTGCGATATTGATTTTGTGTTGAATTGGTGACGGAATTGCTTTTTTTTCTTGGAACCAGATGATCATGAAAGCGGTTCATTAACAAAACCCTAAACCAATTCCCTTTTCATGGTGCTTGTTACCCTTCCTTTTTTGTTTATCTGACCAAAGCACCAAGCATATGCAATCTAAGTACTTCATTCTTCTGCTACTTTTTTTTCCGTTTTATTTGCAGGCCCAACCAAGTCTTCAGCCCACAGGTTTTTCGTTTTTAAGAATTGAACCCTCTGCCCGGGCAATGGCAATGGGGAGTGCCTATGCTGGCATGAACGGGGATGTTAATACATTCTTCTACAATCCGGCCACTTTAGACCTATCTTCAGCCGGCGTGGTGTCGGTTTCGGTGCTCAACTATCTCGCCGATGCGCGTGCCACCTCGGCTGCCTATGCGCATCATGTGCCCAAAGTAGGGACGATTGCCCTTGGTGTTAGGGCCATCGGATATGGCAACTTTGTAGAAACGGGATGTGGAGATACGGCAGGTTCTGTTCCATCCGAATCTTTGGACTGTACACCGAACGGGTTTTCGGCAGGTGATGTTGCGCTGACTGCGGGCCTTTCCCGTGATTATACCGCCCGTATTCGTTATGGGATTAATGTACATGGCATCATTTCTCGGATTTCGGAGTACCGGGCTAGTGCGGTAGCGGCTGATTTTGGCCTGGTCTATCACCACGACGAAGGTGGGCTTATCGTTAGTGCCAGTGCCCTGAATGTGGGTAAAACATTTGATTCTTTGGGGGAAACCAAGGATGTGCTGCCTACGGATATTCGGGTGGGGATTTCCCAGAAACTGCGGTATATGCCGTTTACCATATCGGTGATGGCTTAT is a window encoding:
- the porQ gene encoding type IX secretion system protein PorQ — encoded protein: MQSKYFILLLLFFPFYLQAQPSLQPTGFSFLRIEPSARAMAMGSAYAGMNGDVNTFFYNPATLDLSSAGVVSVSVLNYLADARATSAAYAHHVPKVGTIALGVRAIGYGNFVETGCGDTAGSVPSESLDCTPNGFSAGDVALTAGLSRDYTARIRYGINVHGIISRISEYRASAVAADFGLVYHHDEGGLIVSASALNVGKTFDSLGETKDVLPTDIRVGISQKLRYMPFTISVMAYNLLDIEEDDFSARQVLNHFSFGGEFRLGTAMSIRLGYNPLRNEMLRVRNRLDMAGLGIGFGLKISQFRLDYGYNNWSSAGKLHQLTAQYRLK
- a CDS encoding DUF1501 domain-containing protein, which translates into the protein MCQSSSKDQNTSHDDLGRFGDSLSHGDAHAQDHARWTRRDFLYRVGAASLGASLMMSGLPVRAYGGSRLLERLSLLNTDKILVIIQLNGGNDGLNTIIPVTNDRYYSNRPNIGIKAADAIKLSDEYYIHKSLSSLQHAWGNDEMAILHSVGYPTPNLSHFRATDIWVSGSGSGDYWEDGWIGRSLDTEYPEYKNNPTPYPLAVQIGSVASMLFRGPDTAMGLSVSDPSEFYRIVSGGAVYDPDDVPTSHYGTELSYVRSVANDSVVYGTALKTSYDKTKATVTYPSTTFAGSLAIVSRLIRGELGARIYHVSLSGFDTHASQATTQANLLLQLGDAVKAFTDELNAAGYGDRVLSMTFSEFGRRVKENGSSGTDHGTAAPMFLFGKGVNGGFFGTGPDLVNLDAGGNIKYSTDFRAVYGTVLLNWFGMSQNEVQQILGLPSFSVGGYLPPIVATPSYQEEPLPHGIVLEQNFPNPFKDLTTIRFTLPQPMKASLRVYDLNGRMIAKLTDSFHDAGNHDIRFNGDWLPNGRYLVRLETPVGATTRQMTINH
- a CDS encoding DUF1800 domain-containing protein, coding for MNNFDNHPISSTPKQGAPMPTAPVVAGGLEPYVPTSTMPWNRERVMHLLRRTGFGAPYNEVSSFLNRTPLEAINQIINNALNLPLPTTPSWATTGYPASTATQAEKDLYNTNARNWLYEYQNTWYKEMRGGALREKLTLFWSNHFVTAYGSYNNNGPFGYQYIDLLRRYALGNFSQLVREVGKLPAMLYYLNGRDNRKGAPNENYARELLELFTMGIGNYTQEDIVQTAKALTGWQVNTQTLSSFFNSTRFETGNKTIFGKTGAWGYDDVINLIFSERKTETARFVCWKLYQFFVYFIPNETIVTQLADQLIAHNFEITPILRTLFASTHFFESVFIGAKYKSPVELTVGLFNEVGLPAFTEANYTSIVRTYLNRADQMLMSPPNVAGWPEYRSWISTNALTRRWDLLNILALGTKTIPALPVKNFALGLPNVGNAYELAFELANRIVSVPFPETEKTALGKKLLDGMPDYEWSINASTAESKLKNFLRYLVRLPEFQLC
- a CDS encoding phosphatidate cytidylyltransferase; its protein translation is MTTTPNHIPFWAELSRKAVHLSSLGISAFVWIWGAGLALKILIPLCLLFFLGDLLRAHSEPFRSFINQYFAFMMRDFELIPKKLIINGATWVLLGAVLTFSLFPQDIALASFSILILGDAFAAIIGRLYGKTPLWNTGKSIEGSIAFVLFSCMVFPFVPSIGFFALITAILFAALAEALPLPLDDNIRIPIVAGCTLWLFQLF